A single genomic interval of Sebastes umbrosus isolate fSebUmb1 chromosome 11, fSebUmb1.pri, whole genome shotgun sequence harbors:
- the trip13 gene encoding pachytene checkpoint protein 2 homolog → MDGDRMEVGHQKENIHVEVHVKSHSTAKLCEVRMHILALLNRHSMVFGNYRWTEFDEDFLQKHVESVTIVDLEELVTQPLDLKSCSVSVHIFTLNEDGPSTLSLEEDEELSAANHWLLPAAEFHGIWESLVYESGVKTQLLDYVTTTIYFSDKNVDSNLISWNRVVLLHGPPGTGKTSLCKALAQKLSIRLSSRYSYGQFVEINSHSLFSKWFSESGKLVTKMFQKIQQLIDDKDALVFVLVDEVESLTAARSACQAGTEPSDAIRVVNSVLTQLDQIKRHSNVVILTTSNVTDKIDLAFVDRADIKQYIGPPSEKGIYNIYLSCLEELMKCQIIYPRQQLFTMFELETMGFAKSEVSEHSLNLRNIALKSKGLSGRALRKLPFLAHALFVRTPTVTLERFLEAMDQAVDKQKEEKANLVNGV, encoded by the exons ATGGACGGTGACAGAATGGAGGTGGGACAccagaaagaaaacatccatgTGGAGGTCCATGTTAAATCTCACAG CACAGCTAAACTGTGTGAGGTAAGAATGCATATTCTGGCTCTACTGAATCGCCACAGCATGGTTTTTGGAAACTACAGATGGACAGAGTTTGATGAGGACTTCCTGCAGAAACACGTGGAATCTGTGACTATAGTTGATCTCGAGGAACTGGTAACACAG CCCCTTGATTTGAAGAGCTGCTCTGTCTCCGTTCACATCTTCACTCTGAATGAGGATGGACCCAGCACGCTCAGtttggaggaggatgaggagcttTCAGCAGCCAATCACTGGTTGCTGCCAGCAG CTGAATTCCATGGGATTTGGGAGAGTCTAGTATATGAGAGTGGAGTCAAAACCcag CTCCTGGATTACGTCACAACAACAATTTACTTCTCAGACAAAAATGTCGACAGCAACCTGATTTCGTGGAACCGCGTTGTGCTGCTTCACG GACCCCCAGGCACAGGGAAAACATCACTGTGCAAAGCTCTCGCCCAGAAGCTGTCGATCAGACTGTCAAGTCG GTATTCTTATGGGCAGTTTGTGGAGATAAATAGCCACAGCTTGTTCTCAAAGTGGTTCTCAGAG AGCGGTAAGCTGGTCACGAAGATGTTTCAAAAGATCCAACAACTGATTGACGACAAAGACGCTCTCGTGTTTGTTCTGGTAGACGAG GTGGAGAGTCTGACAGCAGCTCGGAGCGCCTGCCAGGCGGGAACAGAGCCCTCTGACGCCATCCGAGTGGTCAACTCCGTTCTCACTCAACTGGACCAGATCAAACG acattCCAACGTCGTGATCCTGACGACCTCCAATGTGACGGACAAGATCGACTTGGCGTTTGTGGACAGAGCTGACATCAAGCAGTACATCGGACCTCCATCTGAGAAGGGCATCTACAACATCTACCTCTCCTGCCTGGAGGAGCTGATGAAG TGCCAGATCATTTACCCCCGGCAGCAGCTGTTTACCATGTTTGAGCTGGAGACGATGGGCTTCGCAAAGAGCGAGGTGTCCGAGCACAGTCTGAACCTGAGGAACATTGCTCT AAAAAGCAAAGGTTTGAGTGGAAGAGCACTCAGGAAGCTACCATTTCTAGCCCACGCACTGTTTGTAAGG ACACCGACGGTGACTCTCGAGAGGTTCCTGGAGGCTATGGACCAAGCAGTGGATAAACAGAAGGAGGAAAAAGCTAACCTGGTCAACGGCGTCTGA